Below is a window of Desmonostoc muscorum LEGE 12446 DNA.
CATGGATTTGCAAACCAGCGGATACCAGTAAGAAAATAATAATGAAAGCGATCGGCATCGCCAACACAACCCATTGCCACAGCTTTAATCGCACCATTGCCCCATACCTTTTGAGTTTTGGTAAAAATCACCCCTGTAAAAAGTTTATCGTTTTCAATTTGGGCAGGATAAAGCGATCGCTTTATGGGCTGATGTTGCTCAAGCCTGAAAGAAAGTTCTCAAAAACTTGACTTTCAGCAAATTAGTACACTCGTAGGGGCACGGCAGTGCCGTGCCCCTACACCTCGTGATATTATCTTGTACCGCATCTGAATGGGAACCAATATAAGTCTCTCCAATAACAATTTGAAGGGGAACTAATGAAAACATATTTTTATTAATTTAAAACCCGTCTAGGCGGGTTTTGTTTGTGTAGACGCGGTTTCTAACCGCCCTTTCACTTCTGAATTCTGAATTCTGACTCCTGAATTCTCCTAATTGGTTATATTTGTCCCCGTTCACGGAGATAATTTAAAACTTTTTCTAGACATTCATTTACAGTTTCTTTGTGAGTTTTGAGAGTTATATCTGGGTTTAAAGGCGGTTCATAGGGAGAAGAAATTCCAGTAAATTCCGGAATTTCTCCAGCTAAAGCTTTTTTATACAAACCTTTGACATCCCTTGTGATACAAACTTCCAAAGGAGTATCAATAAAAATTTCGATAAAATTGGGTATTTGAAGTTTGAGTTGTTCGCGGGAATCTCGATTAGGAGAAATTAAAGCCACAACGGTATTGATGCCATGTTTATTTAAAAGTCCACAAACAAAGCCAACTCTAGCAACATTGGTATTTCTATCCTCACGAGAAAAACCTAACCCTTTAGAAAGATTAGTGCGGATGACATCACCATCTAAATATTCACACGGAAGTGATAATTGCTCTAATGCTTGAGTTATTTCTATTCCTAGAGTTGACTTTCCTGCGCCGGATAATCCAGTTAACCAACAAGTGAAACCTGGTGATTTCAAGTCTTTCATTTTTGTAAAATATATTCTTATTTACAATCTGAATATTCAATTTAATTTAACATGCGATCGCCATACCCTTGATTTACAGCATATTTCAAGTTATGAAGTACACTATCTAGGTCTGGTAGCTAGGCACAGAGCCGATTCTGACTCCTGAATTTTGCTGTTAAAATAATCTGGTTCATTTTTCGGAAAATCGCTGTAAAATGTGCTATTACAAAAATCTATTAGTTAAAAGAATGAACGTTGATTTGAGTAATCGCTACGAGCAAAATATTTTGATTCAAGCCATACATACTGCTGTTAAAGGCAGAGCAAGATATAAAGTAAGTGGACTGAAGCATTCCCAAAGTCTCGAAAACTACATAAAAACCAGATTATCACAGGAAAAAACAATCGCCGAATTTCAAGTGAATCATTTGACAGGAAATGTTCTGGTGATTTTTCATCAAGATTTCAGTCCAAATGCGATCGCCTTAATTCTCCAAAATATTGTCTTAGATTATACAAAGTTCTTCAAAAAACTACTTATCAATAAAATTGATACCAACGAAAAGGCTAAAACTTTACCTATATATACAGTAAACAATCAGCTTATTCAGTTATCTGGGGCTATTTTTTCCCTAGCATTTTGTAGTGCATTGCTACACAGATATGGCCTCGATCGCAGTATTTTGCTAGCAATACAAAAGCTGCATACTCCACTACTAGATCAGCTAATGCTGAGTATAACTTTTTTTGGTGAACCACTGGTTTTACTATTAATTAGTTTAGGAGTAGAAATTAATTGGTTATATAATAATCGTCGCTGGCAAGCAACTACTTTGGGTATAGCTACTAGTAGTGCAATGGTTATAATTTATGTGCTGAAAATACTTTTTGGTAGGCCGCGTCCAGCACTGTGGAAGTGGATTATTAATGTAGGTCACCCTAGCTTTCCCAGTGGTCACGCCATGCTGTCTTTAGTAGTTTACGGTCTCATAGCCTATATTTTTGCAAAGCAATTTCCTCAATGGCAAAAACCAATTTTCAGCTTGACTACTATCTTAATTATTGCCATCGGTTTTAGTCGGCTTTATCTAGGCGTTCACTGGCCTACTGATGTCTTCGTTGGCTATGCTGTAGGTTTATTATGTTTAGTTGCCTGCATTCTTACTCTCGAACTAGAGCAAAAATATCGTGCTTATCAGTAAATTGTTTGCCGATGAATTCAGCGCGATCGCTAATGATTTACTAATAAAGTCAAAAGCTAATATTCAATTTATTTTTCTTTTGCCCGACTCAGTGAATACCCTGTTTTTGTGTGTATATTTTAATATAAGCTTAACATTATGTTTATAATTCCTGCATTTAAATTAGCTAAACTTCACATTTTAGAGTAAAATTTATTTCTTCACCCTTAATCAAGGAATATCGCATTTGTCTTCATTATTTCTTAAATGCAATTTCATTGATTATACCATTGTAGTAACAGCATAAAAAACTGATATTAGAAAAGTACTAGCAAAACATAGTTTCTTGAATCATGAATAAAAAATGGGCTGTTAAACGATTTACAATCAATCTGGCATCAGAAGAGGCACAGAAGCTTGAGCAATACTGCTCAACTACAGGTAGACCGGCAACCGACGTAATTCGGGAGTTAATTCGCTCTCTTTCTACTAATGAGGAAAAAGTTTCTCAAAAATAGAGGGTGTCTGTTGACATAGGCAAAAGGAAATAGCCAATAGGTAAAATTAATTGCAAAATTTAAAGCCTCTCCCCTTCTAGGGGAGAGGTTTTACACATACTAGATTACGACAGATAGATTCATACAAGCCAGATACACAAAGCAATTCTCAATCCAAAATCCAAAATCTAAAATCCAAAATGGTTTAGCTCTCCCTACTCTTTCAAGGGCAGGTTTTCCTCAATTCAGTCCCAAAACCTGATTTTTGCGTTCAAAATTTTTCCCCCCATCCTCGCGTCCCCCTGTCAGTCCTACTTAATAAATCTTCAATTGAACCTGATATTAGAGGGGGATCGCACGATTTTTTGCAGCGATGCCAAACCTGGATACGAGTGGCCAGTGAATAGTATTGCTTGAATTTTGACATGAAAGGCGATCGCTACAAGGTCTATCCATCAGATACTAGGCAAGTCTCCTTCAGGTAAAATATTATCTATACTGAGTACCCACGGTATACCTTTGTCAACTGGAGAACTGACAGTAATTCTAGCTCTATTGGTAAACTGTTTTAACTTCTCAGCAAAATGGGGAACAGTTTTCATGATGTTGCGATAACTTTCCATATCGTGACAAATCATAATTAATGTCAGAATGCCAAAATTGATTTGAAAATACCAATGGCAACTAGATAACAAAACGCGTGTCATATTGTCGCACGCCAAGAAAAAGCTTTTTTTAGTTGCTTCTTCTAGTTGCCTGAAGAGTATTTCACTCACTCTTCTTGTTTGATCTGAAGGCAAATCATCTGGAGGTAGACAAGATTTATTCATAGAAATTTAGCCAGTGGCAAAGTACAACAATGATTTTTTGCACAAATATTGCAAAAAAAATCAGTCTTCATAGTTAGCATTATTGTTCTTGAGCGATCAGCCAGAGTAAGTCTAACCACAAGCGCGGATAAGTTTCTTTCAGATTTGACAGGGGATCGCGCATTAAGTTGTTAGCATTCAAACAAACAACCTCAACTAAACCAACGTATTCTGCTACCTCTCGAAGTAGGTTTTTCTCAGCTACTAATGCATTCATGATTCTGTCAGGACAATAAATCGCAATGTATTTTGCATGACGCATACACGTTCTGATATTCACTCTTGTTAAATAAGGTTTAGGATTAATCACCTTTACATAGCACTGACGTAGCAATTCCCAGACTCGTGGATGAGCGTGTTCAATAATTACCCTAAATTGTTGGGCTAAGTCTTCTTCGGTAATCATTATTCTCTCCATTGCTGTAAAGCAAACAACTATAAATTGCCTCTCATCTATTGCACGTTTTGGTAAATAGCGGATTGTGCAATAGATATTTGCATATTTCTTTAAGTGAAAACGGTAATTTTTAGTGAGGTAAAATTTACCCCAAAGAGCAAAATTGGTTGGTGGTATATTCTTTACGGCTGATATATAGCTGTAGTCAGATAGGTTAAGACAGTGTTAATTGCAAGAGGGCACTCATCACTTTGCTATAACTCGCCTATCAAGCATCAAATCCTAAACCAATTTCTAAAACTGTATTCAGAGTTACTTTTTACCAATAAAATTGGTAAAATCAGGATCTGAAATAAATCCTTTGTTGGCGACGGTTAGGGAGTTTTGAGTCATAATCGACAGCTAAAAAACTGCCTTCAGCAAAAAAAATTGCGCCTTGCAAGTAATTTTGCAAAATGTGTGATATTCTTTGAATATAGGGAATCAAAAGAGCGAAAGCACAGTTATATCGTCCAAGAGGAATAATATGAACTCAAAG
It encodes the following:
- a CDS encoding CopG family transcriptional regulator, translated to MNKKWAVKRFTINLASEEAQKLEQYCSTTGRPATDVIRELIRSLSTNEEKVSQK
- the cysC gene encoding adenylyl-sulfate kinase; translation: MKDLKSPGFTCWLTGLSGAGKSTLGIEITQALEQLSLPCEYLDGDVIRTNLSKGLGFSREDRNTNVARVGFVCGLLNKHGINTVVALISPNRDSREQLKLQIPNFIEIFIDTPLEVCITRDVKGLYKKALAGEIPEFTGISSPYEPPLNPDITLKTHKETVNECLEKVLNYLRERGQI
- a CDS encoding phosphatase PAP2 family protein → MNVDLSNRYEQNILIQAIHTAVKGRARYKVSGLKHSQSLENYIKTRLSQEKTIAEFQVNHLTGNVLVIFHQDFSPNAIALILQNIVLDYTKFFKKLLINKIDTNEKAKTLPIYTVNNQLIQLSGAIFSLAFCSALLHRYGLDRSILLAIQKLHTPLLDQLMLSITFFGEPLVLLLISLGVEINWLYNNRRWQATTLGIATSSAMVIIYVLKILFGRPRPALWKWIINVGHPSFPSGHAMLSLVVYGLIAYIFAKQFPQWQKPIFSLTTILIIAIGFSRLYLGVHWPTDVFVGYAVGLLCLVACILTLELEQKYRAYQ